The Kwoniella mangroviensis CBS 8507 chromosome 1 map unlocalized Ctg02, whole genome shotgun sequence genome window below encodes:
- a CDS encoding pre-mRNA-splicing factor CEF1 — translation MVSEQLVSVRIIIKGGVWRNTEDEILKAAISKYGKNQWARISSLLVRKTPKQCKARWYEWLDPSIKKVEWSKTEDEKLLHLAKLMPTQWRTIAPIVGRTATQCLERYQKLSDDAEAKDNEELGLGAGENVEARPAADVRGLKPGEIDTDPETRAARPDPIDMDDDEKEMLSEARARLANTQGKKAKRKARERQLEEARRLAFLQKKRELKAAGINLRPKTKKKGMDYNADIPFEKQPAPGFYDVAEENAKVYAAPVGQSLRALEGKRKQELEELEEKKKRQKGNDGKSNQTAQFVQAREAQIKKLKEQEQIIRRRKLNLPMPQVGEQELEDIVKIGQAGELARELVGGEGSGSKATEGLLGEYESLGQARMARTPRTGPQQDNVMAEARNLRNMLNAQTPLLGDENTPFHGGDTGGTGFEGATPRHGVAPTPNPLATPARGGVLATPRTVGGVGATPSRTPRDNLSINDGESYYGETPRDEKRRIADARRALKAGFAALPKPENNFELAETEEDEEEEDQAVPLSEEDAAERDRRLKAARELEEKLELERRSTVVKQNLPRPVNVNTYKILEELNSVEADADSAMVAAFRMVNLEVAMLMKHDSIAHPLPGTSTPGGTASDYDMPEDDFVAAAKQAIHSELAGQLGLPGASDEQLKLAISSNFSEDQDQNANDFSASWSSQDTQENLIYSPTLRKYVEKSSLSEDELRECFLANIELTKEKVISEATKASKAEKKLAKQLGGYQMINSKHKSKISELMEEIQQSKRDYETFQMLRTIEESGTPARLEKIKDEVDILQRKERDLQARYAELIDERRERLSKIEQLEEDKMVLQAQAALDAQGCEIEVNGDDVEINGN, via the exons atggtgagtgaacaACTTGTGTCC GtccgtatcatcatcaaaggtGGTGTCTGGAGAAACACGGAGGACGAGATCTTGAAAGCTGCTATCTCGAAGTATGGGAAGAAT CAATGGGCTCGTATATCATCACTTCTAGTCCGTAAAACACCGAAACAATGTAAAGCAAGATGGTATGAGTGGTTAGATCCTTCCATCAAGAAGGTCGAatggtcaaag acggaagatgaaaagctACTACATCTCGCCAAGTTGATGCCTACACAATGGCGTACGATAGCGCCTATAGTCGGAAGAACAGCAACTCAATGTTTGGAAAGGTATCAGAAATTGTCAGACGACGCGGAAGCCAAGGATAACGAGGAGCTGGGATTGGGTGCTGGCGAAAATGTAGAAGCTAGACCTGCAGCTGATGTGAGAGGTTTGAAACCTGGTGAAATTGATACGGATCCTGAAACGAGGGCGGCAAGACCTGATCCCatagatatggatgatgatg AAAAAGAAATGTTATCCGAAGCAAGAGCGAGATTGGCGAATACCCAAGGTAAAAAAGCCAAGAGGAAAGCTAGAGAAAGACAATTAGAAGAAGCTAGAAGATTGGCTTTCttacagaagaagagagagttGAAGGCGGCTGGTATCAA CCTTCGACCTAaaaccaagaagaagggtatggAC tacaacGCCGATATCCCGTTCGAAAAGCAACCCGCACCTGGATTCTACGATGTGGCGGAGGAGAATGCCAAAGTGTATGCAGCCCCTGTCGGCCAGTCGCTACGAGCTTtagagggaaagaggaagcagGAACtagaagaattggaagagaagaagaaacgacAGAAGGGTAATGATGGAAAGAGCAATCAGACCGCGCAGTTCGTTCAGGCGAGAGAAGCACAAAtcaagaagctgaaggaaCAAGAACAAATCATTagaaggaggaagttgaatttaCCAATGCCTCAAGTCGGAGAGCAAGAATTGGAGGATATAGTGAAGATCGGTCAAGCTGGTGAATTGGCGCGGGAGCTTGttggaggtgaaggatcTGGAAGCAAAGCTACTGAAGGATTACTGGGAGAATACGAGAGCTTAGGTCAAGCTAGGATGGCAAGGACACCTAGAACAGGTCCTCAGC AGGACAACGTTATGGCCGAAGCTCGAAATCTTCGAAACATGCTTAACGCTCAGACCCCTCTTCTCGGTGATGAGAACACTCCTTTCCACGGTGGTGATACTGGCGGAACTGGTTTCGAAGGTGCTACTCCCCGACATGGTGTCGCTCCTACTCCCAATCCCCTTGCTACCCCTGCTCGTGGCGGAGTACTTGCTACTCCACGAACTgttggtggtgtaggtgctACTCCCTCACGAACACCACGAGATAACCTTAGTATCAACGATGGCGAGTCATACTATGGCGAAACACCTCGAGATGAGAAACGACGTATAGCCGACGCTCGACGAGCATTGAAGGCAGGTTTCGCCGCTTTGCCTAAACCCGAGAATAACTTCGAACTTGCCGagacggaagaagatgaagaggaagaggaccaGGCGGTACCGCtctctgaagaagatgcagctGAAAGAGATAGACGATTGAAGGCTGCAAGGGAATTAGAGGAGAAATTAGAACTGGAAAGACGAAGTACAGTGGTGAAGCAGAATCTACCTCGACCAGTCAACGTCAATACTTACAAGATTCTGGAAGAGTTGAACTCggtcgaagctgatgcgGACTCCGCCATGGTAGCTGCCTTCAGAATGGTCAACTTGGAAGTAGCCATGTTGATGAAACACGATTCGAtcgctcatcctcttcccgGCACTTCCACACCTGGTGGAACCGCCTCAGATTATGATATgcctgaagatgatttcgttGCCGCTGCTAAACAAGCTATACATAGCGAATTAGCTGGTCAATTGGGTCTACCGGGTGCAAGCGACGAACAACTTAAATTAGCCATCTCATCGAATTTCTcggaagatcaagatcaaaatgcCAATGATTTCTCCGCGAGTTGGTCTTCTCAGGATACCCAAGAGAATTTGATATATTCACCTACACTTAGGAAATACGTCGAGAAGTCTTCTTTGTccgaagatgaattgaggGAATGTTTTCTAGCCAATATCGAGCTCACAAAGGAAAAAGTCATAAGTGAAGCTACGAAAGCTTCCAAGGctgagaagaaattggcCAAACAGTTGGGTggatatcagatgatcaattcGAAACATAaatcgaagatatcagaaTTGATGGAGGAGATACAACAGTCCAAGAGGGATTACGAGACTTTCCAAATGTTAAGGACGATTGAGGAAAGTGGTACACCGGcgagattggagaagatcaaagatgaggtggatatcTTgcagaggaaagaaagggatttGCAAGCTAGATATGCGGAATTAATcgatgagaggagagagaggttATCGAAAATTGAACAG CTcgaggaagataagatggtacttcaagctcaagccGCACTCGATGCTCAAGGTTGTGAAATTGAAGTTAACGGTGATGACGTTGAGATCAATGGGAATTAG
- a CDS encoding GMP synthase [glutamine-hydrolyzing], with translation MSSTAAATSAEEIHSLYDTILILDFGSQYSHLITRRCRELNVYCEMLPCTQKINELSWKPAGVILSGSPYSVYAPDAPHVDPAVFELGVPILGICYGLQEIARTHGGNVDAHTHREYGYAKIKVEKTGNKQQDALFEGIEMEEDGGLQVWMSHGDQLTSLPPDFSVVASTPTSPWTAIAHNSKPVYGVQFHPEVSHSPKGKEVIGAFVKNVCGIKGGWSMDSFIPKEIARIRQICGEKGQVIGAVSGGVDSTVAAKLMHEAIGDRFHAIMVDNGVLRKDEAAKVHKMLTVDLGVNLTVVDASELFLSRLKGVEDPERKRKIIGNTFIEVFEEEAAKIEAAAEKEVEEKGGDAKGKIEWLLQGTLYPDVIESISFKGPSATIKTHHNVGGLLEDMKLKLIEPLRELFKDEVRALGRLLNIPAHLVGRHPFPGPGLAIRILGEVTREQIKILQHADDIYIEEVRAAGLYDQISQAFVALLPVKAVGVAGDARTYDQVVALRAVSTEDFMTADWFVFPPQVLKKISSRITNEVKGVNRVVYDITSKPPGT, from the exons ATGTCTTCCACTGCCGCCGCTACCTCCGCTGAGGAGATCCACAGCTTGTACGataccatcctcatcctcgatTTTGGATCTCAG TACTCTCACTTGATCACTCGAAGATGTCGTGAATTAAAT GTGTACTGTGAAATGTTGCCTTGTACGCAGAAGATCAACGAGTTGAGCTGGAAACCTGCAG GTGTGATACTCTCCGGTTCCCCTTACTCAGTCTACGCTCCCGATGCCCCTCACGTCGACCCAGCAGTGTTCGAATTAGGCGTACCCATCCTCGGTATCTGTTATGGACTACAGGAGATTGCTCGAACTCACGGTGGAAACGTTGATGCGCACACCCACAGGGAATACGGGTATGCCAAGATCAAAGTTGAGAAGACGGGAAATAAACAGCAGGATGCGTTGTTTGAGGGTAtcgagatggaggaggatggaggtTTACAG GTCTGGATGTCCCACGGCGACCAGCTCACTTCACTCCCACCCGACTTCTCCGTTGTAGCTTCCACCCCAACCTCACCTTGGACAGCTATTGCCCACAACTCCAAACCAGTCTACGGTGTCCAATTCCACCCTGAAGTATCTCACTCTCCtaaaggaaaagaagtgaTCGGTGCATTCGTCAAGAACGTCTGTGGTATCAAAGGAGGATGGTCGATGGACAGTTTTATCCCCAAGGAAATCGCTAGAATCAGACAGATTTGCGGTGAGAAGGGACAAGTGATTGGTGCTGTCTCTGGAGGTGTCGATTCGACGGTCGCGGCCAAGCTGATGCATGAGGCTATCGGTgatcg ATTCCACGCCATTATGGTTGACAACGGAGTGTTACGAAAAgacgaagctgccaaagTCCACAAGATGTTGACCGTTGACCTGGGAGTCAACTTGACTGTTGTCGACGCTTCCGAGTTATTCTTATCTCGATTGAAGGGTGTAGAAGACccagagaggaagaggaagatcattGGAAACACCTTTATCGAAGTGTTCGAGGAGGAAGCCGCCAAGattgaagctgctgctgagaaagaggtagaagagaaaggtggtgatgCTAAAGGTAAAATCGAATGGTTGTTGCAAGGTACTCTCTACCCAGATGTTATCGAAAGTATATCGTTCAAAGGTCCTTCGGCCACTATCAAGACTCATCATAACGTCGGTGGATTGTTGGAGGAcatgaagttgaaattgaTTGAACCCCTTAGAGAGTtgttcaaag ACGAAGTACGAGCTCTCGGACGATTGCTCAACATCCCCGCCCACTTGGTAGGCCGACACCCCTTCCCTGGACCTGGACTTGCCATCCGAATCTTGGGAGAAGTCACAAGGGAACAAATCAAGATCCTCCAACACGCCGATGATATTTACATCGAGGAAGTTCGAGCTGCAGGATTATACGATCAAATCTCCCAAGCTTTCGTTGCTCTATTGCCTGTCAAAGCCGTTGGTGTTGCAGGTGACGCGAGAACCTATGATCAGGTGGTAGCGCTCCGAGCGGTGTCTACTGAGGACTTCATGACTGCCGATTGGTTCGTCTTCCCTCCTCAggtattgaagaagatctccTCGAGAATTACCAACGAG GTCAAGGGTGTTAACAGAGTTGTATACGATATCACCTCCAAACCACCTGGAACGTGA